GGTGGGAGCAGCCGGCGCCGTGGAAGTGCGACACGCTGAACGTCGCGCCCGGCGAGCGGTGGGACGTGATCGTGAGCTGCAACAACCCCGGCACGTGGGCGTTCCACTGCCACATCCTGCCGCACGCGGAGAGCGAGCACGGCATGTTCGGCATGGTCACCGCGCTCGTCGTCCAGAAGTGACGCCCATGGATGACGTCATCCGCGTGGTGCTCGCCGACGATCACGCCATCGTGCGCGCCGGGCTGAAGGCCGTGCTCAGCAGCGCGAAGGACATCCAGGTCGTCGGCGAGGCGTCCAACGGGCGCGAGGCGGTCGCCATGATCGAGCGGCTGAATCCCCACGTCGTCGTGATGGATCTCGACATGCCCGAGATGGGCGGCGCGGAGGCCACGAAGGAGGTGGCGGCGACGCACCCGTCGACGCGCGTGCTCGTGCTGACGATGCACGACGAGAACGAGTCGCTCGTGCCGCTGCTCGAGGCGGGGGCGAGCGGCTATCTCGTGAAGAGCGTCGCCGACCGCGAGCTCGTCGCCGCGGTGCGCGCGGTGGCCCACGGCGACACGTACGTGCAGCCGACCGCCGTGCGCGCGCTCGCGAAGGGCGTGCGCCGCCGCTCGGAGCACGCCGACGACCGCGAGCGCTTCGCGCAGCTCTCGGAGCGCGAGCGCGACGTGCTGCGGCTCGTCGCCCGCGGCTACAGCGCGCCGGAGATCGGCGAGCAGCTGTTCATCTCGCCGAAGACCGTGGACACCTACAAGCAGCGCATCGGCGAGAAGATGGGGCTCACGCACCGCTCCGAGTACGTGCAGCTCGCCCTGAAGCTCGGTCTGCTCACCGACTGAGGCCGCTCGCCGACGGGACGGCGCGCGCTCTGCGGGGAGGGGGAGGGATGACATCCCCCGTCTCCGGGGCTCAGCCCCCTCCCACGGGTGCGGCCGTCCTGCTCGTCGACGACCACCCCGAGAACCTCGTCGCCCTCGAAGCCGTCCTGGCCCCGCTCGCCGCGGAGACCGGGACCCGGCTGCTGCGGGCCGGCTCGGCCGACGAGGCGCTGCGGCACGTGCTGCACGAGGACGGCGCGATCGCGGTCGTGCTCCTCGACGTGATGATGCCGGGGACGGACGGCCTGGAGACGGCGCGCCTCATACGCGCCCGGCGGGTGACGGAGCACGTGCCGATCATCTTCGTCACGGCGCTCGACGCCGATCGACGGCGCGTCACGCTCGGCTACCAGTTCGGCGCCGTCGACTACCTCACGAAGCCGCTCGACCCGGAGGTCCTGCGGGGCAAGGTCCACGCGTTCCTGGAGATCCACCGCCGCCGGGGCGAGCAGATCCTCCACGAGCGCCGGCGCTACGCGGACGAGGTGCAGGCCATGCGCGAGGCGGCGCTGCGCGACGAGGCGTCGATCGTGCGCACCGTGCAGCGCATCGGGACGGCGCTCGCGTCGGAGCTCGACCTCGAGCGCATCGTGCAGCTCCTCACCGACGAGGCGACCGCGCTCACGGACGCACAGTTCGGCGCGTTCCTCCACGACGGTGGGGACGCGCCGGCCGTCGGCGACGCCGTCGTCCGTCGCGCCGACGTCACCGGCGACCCGCGGTACGCCGACGTGGGGGCGTTCTTCGAGGCGACGGGCGGACGGCCGCGGGTGCGGAGCTACCTCGCCGTGCCGGTCCGCTCGCGCACCGGCGAGGTGCTCGGCGCGCTGTCGTTCGGGCACGAGCAGCCGGGCGTGTTCACGGAGCGCGACGAACGTCTCGTCGTGGGCATCGCCGGATGGGCGGCCGTGGCCATGGACAACGCCCGGCTGTACGCCGCCGAGCGCACGGCGCGCGCGAGCGCCGAGGCGGCCGCGCGCACGAAGTCGGAGTTCCTGGCGACGATGAGCCACGAGTTCCGCACGCCGCTGAACGC
This DNA window, taken from Gemmatirosa kalamazoonensis, encodes the following:
- a CDS encoding response regulator, giving the protein MDDVIRVVLADDHAIVRAGLKAVLSSAKDIQVVGEASNGREAVAMIERLNPHVVVMDLDMPEMGGAEATKEVAATHPSTRVLVLTMHDENESLVPLLEAGASGYLVKSVADRELVAAVRAVAHGDTYVQPTAVRALAKGVRRRSEHADDRERFAQLSERERDVLRLVARGYSAPEIGEQLFISPKTVDTYKQRIGEKMGLTHRSEYVQLALKLGLLTD